Below is a window of Verrucomicrobiia bacterium DNA.
TCGCCGGTAACTGGATCGTGGCAAACGTTTACTGGCTGATCGCTTACCTTGCGACTTTGAACGGCGGGCAATATGGCCCGTCGCTGGCCTGGCTGGTCACGATCCCCGTGGCCGCGACGCTTCTTTGCGGCCGCTCTTCCGGCATGCTCTGGACCGCGCTGGCGATTTTCCAGATGCTCGCCTTTTACCTGCTCGGCACCGCAGGCTTCCATTTTGCCGACCAGTTTTCTCCCGAGGTGCGGGGCAGCGTCAGGACCATTTCACTGAGTTTCCTGACCTTCCTCGCCCTGAACTTCGCGCTGATTTACGAACATTTCAACGCCCAGACGATCGAGCTGATCCGCGGCCTGGCCGTGATCGACGAGACGACCCAGACTTTGAACCTGCGCGGCTTCATTCCCCTGGCGCGCCAGCAGCTGCGCCTCGCAACCCGCGACCAGCGCGGACTGGCCATGCTTTATTTCGTGGTGAACGGCATTCAAGGGCTGCTCGACTCGGGCAACACCGACGCCGCCGACCGCCTGATGGCAAGGACCGCGGCCATTCTCGCGGGAACTTTCCGCTCCTCCGACCTGCTCTCGCGCGTGGCGCCCGACCGTTTCGTGGTTTCGGTCCTCAGCGTGGGCGCCGCGGAAATCGACATCCTCTTCGGCCGGCTTATCGTCAATCTGGAACGCATGAACAGTCAGAAAAAGGCCGAGGTCCTGCGGCTCATGATGGGCGCGGTGCCGGCGCAGCCCGACAAAAATACGACCGTGGAAGATTTGCTCGAGAAAGTCCAAGAGGACATGAGGAAGAAGTCCGCGCCCGGAGGCGAGCGCGGGAAGTTTTAGACAGCCGCCGGAGAAAAAATTTCCGCCAGGGACGCCGGCCGGGGCTCCACGGCATCGCGGATCTTCCGGCTGTACGCTTCGTACCACACCGACACCATCCAAAGCCTCAGCATCAGTTTCGCCTGCCGTCCGTCCCCTTTGAGAAACCCTTTGATCTTTTCAGAAAGTTTGCGTCCGTCTGCGGAAAAAATCGAGCGGAAGGGTTCCCGCCACGCGGATTCGGCCAGCCGGCGCCGCAGGGTTTCATCCTGCGCCAGATAACGCGGCCAAGGCACGTCAAATCCCCGTTTGTTCCGGCTGAGCACGGCGTCAGGCACGCGCCCGCGCTGGGACTGCCGCAGCAGAAGCTTGCCCTGCTTTCCATCATAGAGCCTGCGCGTGGGGAGCGCCCCGGCGATTTCCATGATGCGGCTGTCCAGAAAAGGGACACGGCATTCGATCGAAGCTCCCATGGTCATGCGGTCGTTGCGGTCCAGGATCGAAGCGAGAAACGTGTGCTGGTCGTAGTACATGGCCTGCCGTAAAAGATCGTCCGGGTAAAGGTCCTCTGCTTCGGCCAGCACCTGCTCGCGGAACTGCATGCCGCCCGTGCGCTCCATGCCGAGGGACGCGAGCTCCGCTGGGAAAATCTCTGCGGAATTATAAAAAACGGCCTGGCTGTCCGTGCGCAGTCCGGAAAATTTTTTGAGCCTTCTCGTCTTGTAATGCCAGGCCGCGGCAAAATCCGGCAGGAGCTTCGCGGCGGTCCGCGCCAGGCGGTCGTTCAGGAGGTGGTAGCGGTAATAGCCCGCGAAGATTTCGTCCGAGCCTTCGCCGGAAAGCAGCACGCTGACACGCGGTTTCGCGAAGCGCGACAGCGACAAAAGATGGGGCGTGCTCGCGTGAAGCATCGGCTCGTCGTTGATCCAGCTCGCCTCTTCACTCTTGTCCGGAAGCCGTTCGGGCCGCAGGATCAAATCATGGTAGTCCAGGCGCAGGGCCTTCGCGGCCTGCTTGGCGTCGGCGCTTTCGTCAAGCCGCGGGTCGTCCATGCGGACGGTAAAGCTCGACAACCGCTTTCCCGGATGTTTCGCAAGCGAAGCCGCAATAGCCGTCGAGTCCAGGCCTCCGCTCAGCAGAACGCCCACCGGCACGTCGCTGATCCGCCGGCGCTGAACCGAGGCGTCGAGCGCCTCCCTCAGCCACGACTCCGGATCCTGCGGGAGCTCTTCCCGCGTTTTGCGCACGCGGTCGGCAAGATTCCACCAGCGCGTCGTCCCTTTTCCGTCTTTGTTCCAGACCAGGTAATGCCCGGCCAAAAGCCGGCGCACGCCGCGGAAAGGCGTCCTTTCCCCGGCCACATAGCCGAAGCACATGAGTTCTTCC
It encodes the following:
- a CDS encoding diguanylate cyclase yields the protein MQKLFRSLSEKALDYYVVSSGKVRDIEVLKRAKVAVVFAITYASCGCVFAPLYYRLGSPAGALAIVVSDVLILLAPVSLRRTGSNAIAGNWIVANVYWLIAYLATLNGGQYGPSLAWLVTIPVAATLLCGRSSGMLWTALAIFQMLAFYLLGTAGFHFADQFSPEVRGSVRTISLSFLTFLALNFALIYEHFNAQTIELIRGLAVIDETTQTLNLRGFIPLARQQLRLATRDQRGLAMLYFVVNGIQGLLDSGNTDAADRLMARTAAILAGTFRSSDLLSRVAPDRFVVSVLSVGAAEIDILFGRLIVNLERMNSQKKAEVLRLMMGAVPAQPDKNTTVEDLLEKVQEDMRKKSAPGGERGKF
- the asnB gene encoding asparagine synthase (glutamine-hydrolyzing), yielding GSRRLAILDLSERGRMPMATRDGRYHIAYNGEVYNYRELRAELQAKGHVFESDTDTEVVLKGYAEEGAGILEKLDGMFAIAIWDAKLRELFLARDHAGIKPLYYYESGGEIYFASEEKALFAAGVPFELDPGAAEELMCFGYVAGERTPFRGVRRLLAGHYLVWNKDGKGTTRWWNLADRVRKTREELPQDPESWLREALDASVQRRRISDVPVGVLLSGGLDSTAIAASLAKHPGKRLSSFTVRMDDPRLDESADAKQAAKALRLDYHDLILRPERLPDKSEEASWINDEPMLHASTPHLLSLSRFAKPRVSVLLSGEGSDEIFAGYYRYHLLNDRLARTAAKLLPDFAAAWHYKTRRLKKFSGLRTDSQAVFYNSAEIFPAELASLGMERTGGMQFREQVLAEAEDLYPDDLLRQAMYYDQHTFLASILDRNDRMTMGASIECRVPFLDSRIMEIAGALPTRRLYDGKQGKLLLRQSQRGRVPDAVLSRNKRGFDVPWPRYLAQDETLRRRLAESAWREPFRSIFSADGRKLSEKIKGFLKGDGRQAKLMLRLWMVSVWYEAYSRKIRDAVEPRPASLAEIFSPAAV